In Carassius auratus strain Wakin chromosome 46, ASM336829v1, whole genome shotgun sequence, the following proteins share a genomic window:
- the rrm1 gene encoding ribonucleoside-diphosphate reductase large subunit yields MHVIKRDGRQERVMFDKITTRIQKLCYGLNAEFVDPTQITMKVIQGLYSGVTTVELDTLAAEITATLTTKHPDYAILAARIAVSNLHKETKKVFSEVMEDLYNYVNPLNGHHSPMISKETLDIVLANKDRLNSAIIFDRDFSYNFFGFKTLERSYLLKINGKVAERPQHMLMRVSVGIHKEDIAAAIETYNLLSEKWFTHASPTLFNAGTNRPQLSSCFLLAMKDDSIEGIYDTLKQCALISKSAGGIGVAVSCIRATGSYIAGTNGNSNGLVPMLRVYNNTARYVDQGGNKRPGAFAMYLEPWHFDIFDFLELKKNTGKEEQRARDLFYALWIPDLFMKRVETNADWSLMCPSDCPGLDECWGEEFEKLYMKYEQEGRAKRVVKAQQLWYAIIESQTETGTPYMLYKDACNRKSNQQNLGTIKCSNLCTEIVEYTSKDEVAVCNLASIALNMYVTPERTFDFQKLASVTKVIVKNLNKIIDINYYPVREAENSNKRHRPIGIGVQGLADAFILMRFPFESAEAQLLNTQIFETIYYAALESSCELAAECGPYETYAGSPVSKGILQYDMWEKTPTDLWDWAALKEKIAKHGVRNSLLLAPMPTASTAQILGNNESIEPYTSNIYTRRVLSGEFQIVNPHLLKDLTERGLWNEEMKNQLIGQNGSIQAIPTIPDDLKELYKTVWEISQKTILKMAADRGAFIDQSQSLNIHIAEPNYGKLTSMHFYGWKQGLKTGMYYLRTKPAANPIQFTLDKEKLKETQESTSNEEETKERNKAAMVCSLENRDECLMCGS; encoded by the exons ACTCAGATCACCATGAAGGTGATTCAGGGCCTTTACAGCGGCGTCACCACAGTAGAGCTGGACACCCTGGCTGCTGAGATCACTGCTACCCTCACCACCAAACACCCTGACTATGCCATCCTGGCGGCCCGCATCGCTGTGTCCAACCTGCACAAAGAAACCAAGAAGGTCTTCAGTG AGGTTATGGAGGACCTCTACAACTATGTGAATCCCCTGAACGGCCACCACTCGCCTATGATTTCCAAGGAAACCCTCGACATTGTTTTGGCCAACAAAGAT CGGCTCAACTCTGCCATCATTTTTGACAGAGATTTCTCCTACAACTTCTTTGGCTTCAAG ACATTGGAGCGCTCATATCTGCTGAAGATCAATGGAAAGG TTGCTGAGCGGCCACAACACATGCTGATGAGAGTGTCTGTGGGAATCCATAAGGAGGACATTGCGGCAGCTATAGAAACCTACAACCTGCTGTCTGAGAAGTGGTTCACTCATGCTTCTCCTACACTCTTCAATGCTGGCACCAACCGGCCACAGCTCTCCAG TTGCTTCCTGCTTGCTATGAAGGATGACAGTATTGAGGGGATCTATGACACCTTGAAGCAGTGCGCCCTCATTTCTAAGTCTGCGGGAGGTATCGGGGTGGCAGTGAGCTGCATTAGAGCCACTGGCAGCTACATCGCAGGG ACAAATGGTAACTCAAATGGCCTGGTTCCTATGCTCCGTGTCTACAACAACACCGCACGCTATGTGGATCAAGGAGGAAATAAG AGACCTGGAGCTTTTGCCATGTACCTGGAGCCctggcattttgacattttcgACTTCCTAGAGCTTAAAAAGAACACTGGTAAAGAGGAACAGAGAGCTAGAGATCTGTTTTACGCCCTCTGGATCCCCGATCTTTTCATGAAGCGAGTGGAGACCAATGCG GACTGGTCTCTGATGTGCCCCAGTGACTGTCCCGGGCTGGATGAGTGCTGGGGAGAGGAATTTGAGAAGCTCTACATGAA ATATGAGCAGGAGGGCAGAGCTAAGCGTGTGGTGAAGGCTCAGCAGCTGTGGTATGCCATCATTGAGTCTCAGACAGAGACCGGCACACCTTACATGCTCTACAAGGACGCCTGCAACCGCAAAAGCAACCAGCAGAACCTGGGCACCATTAAATGCAGTAACCTGTGCACAGAAATTGTAGAGTACACCAGTAAGGATGAG GTGGCTGTTTGCAACCTGGCTTCCATCGCACTTAACATGTACGTCACCCCAGAGCGAACTTTTGACTTCCAGAAGCTGGCCTCTGTTACGAAAGTCATTGTGAAGAACCTGAACAAAATCATCGATATCAACTACTACCCAGTGCGAGAG GCAGAGAATTCCAACAAGCGTCACAGGCCCATCGGTATCGGCGTTCAGGGTCTGGCTGATGCCTTTATCCTCATGCGTTTCCCCTTTGAGAGCGCAGAGGCTCAGCTCCTCAACACACAGATCTTTGAGACCATCTACTACGCTGCGCTGGAGTCCAGCTGTGAGCTGGCTGCAGAATGTGGGCCGTATGAAACATATGCCGGGTCTCCTGTGAGCAAGGGC attctgcagTATGATATGTGGGAGAAGACACCTACAGACCTGTGGGACTGGGCCGCACTCAAGGAGAAGATCGCAAA GCATGGAGTGCGTAACAGTCTGCTGCTGGCTCCCATGCCCACTGCTTCCACCGCTCAGATCCTGGGCAACAACGAGTCAATCGAGCCGTATACTAGCAACATCTACACACGCAGAGTTCTGTCTGGAGAGTTTCAG ATCGTGAACCCACATCTTCTCAAAGACCTCACAGAACGAGGACTTTGGAACGAAGAAATGAAAAACCAGCTAATCGGTCAGAACGGATCCATTCAG GCTATTCCCACAATACCAGATGACCTGAAGGAGCTGTATAAGACTGTGTGGGAGATCTCTCAAAAGACCATCTTAAAGATGGCTGCGGACAGAGGAGCCTTCATTGACCAGAGCCAGTCCCTCAACATCCACATTGCTGAACCCAACTATGGCAAACTGACTAGCATGCACTTCTATGGCTGGAAGCAG GGTCTTAAAACAGGAATGTACTACCTGAGAACTAAACCAGCCGCCAACCCCATCCAGTTCACTCTCGACAAAGAGAAACTGAAGGAGACGCAGGAAAGTACAAGCAACGAGGAGGAAACCAAAGAACGCAACAAAGCAGCTATGGTGTGTTCATTGGAGAACCGTGATGAGTGTCTGATGTGCGGTTCATGA
- the trpc2b gene encoding transient receptor potential cation channel subfamily C member 2b, translating into MMENLTPEQWREIVNKKFRFPPELLGAIREGNVNMVYSLLRTGDGIIRQLDDSEDRLWREALNLSIRLGNEDTMDTLLQGVKFDFRKIHEALLVAVDTNQPRVVKRLLDQLDLEKGNKMDVRSFSMAIFDHSIDDSQFAPGVTPLTLACQKDLYDIVTMLNQKGHEIPWPHKISCICLECTNGRQYDLLKFSLSRINTYRGIASRAYLSITADDAMLSAFRLSRDLRKLSKKEPEFKPQYLALEQLCQEFAVELLGMCRNQSEVTTILNSLVDQDGDSEDEFDQQAFEEGIPNLARLRLAVNYNQKQFVAHPICQQVLSSIWCGKLSGWRGSRTAWKLLVSFGIFLTMPVLCLIYWIAPKSKLGKILKIPVIKFLLHSASYMWFLITLLGESIAMEVYRDSFASREQTILHNSFHMIWVVGFFWFECKEIWIEGLRSYFLDWWNCLDVMVLSMYLASFALRVVIMLKVHFLCQTPDKQDECVYFTETLRDEWHQEDPQFIAEVLFAVTSMLSFTRLAYILPADESLGTLQISIGKMIDDMMRFMFILVIIGTAFLCGINNIYVPYMITPNLGRLNETFSFLFWTMFGMADQTYVDMPEFVLAEFVGRILYGIYTLIIVIVLLNMLIAMITNSFQKIEDDADVEWKFARSKLYLSYFREGLTMPVPFNIIPSPKALFYLLRGIFRRICCCCFNCNSAPDYPPLTSMDDVGPAENRIPYRQQVIRALVQRYIESARREFEETKRKDVGNRITELSKVIGQLHAEMKQIQTNVFDYSDNTKGDPSGGSSFLGKYILGAKNNFRGFNSNERKTVPLHEPLHHEQPALGTAEEKEEETADMQESPAADTESDRKSNEEQNGEGETDNAVEHMNETDGGGDEGDMETGNNDVTDISMEAGAEKNTENTSETVIDIEANTDAESEARAKREDEMMVEEETSDNEEELNEEATGGKDLDEAETEKNIEVEESNEMTEDVVEVINENAGEGIKINLSQTSLVSFLAKRIEEKLERNFTFIGNQVSSPTGSDDSQDTGFGSQVFDLSTSSP; encoded by the exons ATGATGGAAAACCTCACG CCAGAACAATGGCGCGAGATCGTGAACAAGAAGTTTCGCTTCCCTCCGGAGCTCCTGGGGGCCATCCGAGAGGGCAACGTGAACATGGTCTATTCTCTGCTGAGGACGGGTGACGGGATCATCCGCCAGCTGGACGACTCTGAGGACAGGCTATGGAGAGAAGCGCTGAACCTGTCCATCCGACTGGGCAACGAGGACACCATGGACACCCTTCTCCAAGGAGTCAAGTTTGACTTCCGGAAGATCCACGAAGCTCTTCTTGTGGCTGTGGACACCAACCAGCCTCGTGTGGTCAAGCGCCTCCTGGACCAGCTTGATCTGGAGAAGGGAAACAAGATGGATGTGCGCTCATTCTCAATGGCCATTTTTGACCACTCCATTGACGATTCTCAGTTTGCCCCTGGAGTGACACCTTTGACACTGGCCTGTCAGAAGGATCTGTATGACATTGTGACGATGCTCAATCAGAAAGGTCACGAAATTCCTTGGCCGCATAAAATCTCATGCATATGTCTGGAGTGCACAAATGGACGCCAATATGATTTGCTCAAGTTCTCGCTGTCTCGTATCAACACCTACCGAGGTATCGCCAGCCGTGCCTACCTGTCCATCACCGCAGATGATGCCATGCTCAGTGCCTTTCGACTCAGCCGGGATCTCCGCAAGCTGTCAAAAAAGGAACCTGAATTCAAG CCTCAGTATCTCGCCCTGGAGCAGCTGTGCCAGGAGTTTGCCGTGGAGCTGCTTGGAATGTGCCGGAACCAAAGTGAGGTCACCACCATCCTAAACAGTCTTGTGGATCAGGATGGAGACAGCGAGGACGAGTTTGACCAGCAGGCGTTCGAGGAGGGCATTCCAAACCTAGCTCGCCTAAGGCTTGCCGTCAACTATAATCAAAAACAA TTTGTAGCCCACCCGATCTGCCAGCAGGTGCTTTCCTCCATCTGGTGTGGGAAACTATCAGGCTGGAGGGGCAGCAGAACAGCCTGGAAGCTCTTGGTGTCGTTTGGGATCTTCCTGACCATGCCCGTCCTTTGCCTCATCTACTGGATCGCACCAAAGTCAAAG TTGGGGAAGATTCTGAAGATCCCAGTGATTAAATTCCTTCTCCATTCGGCATCATATATGTGGTTCCTGATCACGCTTCTGGGGGAATCTATTGCCATGGAGGTGTACCGGGACAGCTTTGCCTCTCGTGAGCAGACCATCCTGCACAACTCCTTCCACATGATCTGGGTGGTTG GTTTTTTCTGGTTCGAGTGTAAGGAAATTTGGATCGAGGGCTTGAGGAGTTATTTCCTAGACTGGTGGAACTGTCTGGATGTGATGGTTCTCAGCATGTACCTGGCGTCATTCGCCCTGAGAGTGGTCATCATGCTCAAGGTCCATTTCCTCTGCCAGACACCTGACAAACAGGATGAGTGTGTCTACTTCACCGAGACTT TGCGTGATGAGTGGCATCAGGAGGATCCCCAGTTCATCGCTGAGGTGCTGTTTGCAGTGACCAGCATGCTGAGTTTCACTCGCCTGGCCTACATCCTTCCAGCAGACGAGTCTCTTGGCACCCTGCAGATCTCCATTGGAAAGATGATTGACGACATGATGAG ATTTATGTTCATTTTGGTGATCATTGGAACTGCCTTCCTGTGTGGCATCAACAATATCTATGTCCCATATATGATTACGCCAAATCTTGGAAG GTTAAATGAAACCTTCAGCTTCCTCTTCTGGACCATGTTTGGGATGGCCGACCAGACCTATGTGGACATGCCGGAGTTTGTTTTGGCAGAGTTTGTTGGCAGAATCCTTTATGGCATCTACACGCTGATCATTGTCATTGTACTTCTAAACATGCTCATCGCTATGATCACCAACTCTTTTCAGAAGATTGAG GATGATGCTGATGTAGAGTGGAAATTTGCCCGTTCAAAGCTCTACCTGAGTTATTTCAGAGAAGGACTGACTATGCCTGTCCCTTTCAACATCATCCCCTCTCCAAAGGCCCTTTTCTATCTTTTAAG AGGAATTTTCAGACGGATCTGCTGTTGCTGCTTCAACTGTAACTCTGCTCCAGACTACCCTCCACTTACATCTATG GATGACGTGGGTCCAGCGGAGAACCGTATTCCCTATAGACAGCAGGTCATCCGCGCGCTGGTTCAGCGCTACATCGAATCTGCCAGGAGAGAGTTTGAAGAGACGAAGCGCAAAG ACGTTGGGAACCGGATCACAGAGCTGAGCAAAGTGATTGGCCAGCTACATGCTGAAATGAAACAGATTCAAACGAACGTGTTTGACTACTCGGACAACACCAAGGGAGATCCGTCAGGAGGATCTTCTTTCCTGGGGAAGTACATCCTTGGAGCCAAAAACAACTTCAGGGGCTTCAACAGCAACGAGAGAAAGACTGTTCCATTACATGAGCCTTTACACCATGAACAACCAGCACTGGGGACTGCAGAAGAGAAGGAGGAAGAGACTGCAGACATGCAGGAGTCACCGGCCGCTGATACGGAGTCAGACAGGAAATCAAATGAAGAGCAAAACGGCGAGGGAGAAACAGATAATGCTGTGGAACACATGAATGAGACAGATGGGGGAGGAGATGAGGGGGACATGGAGACGGGgaataatgatgtcactgatatTAGCATGGAGGCTGGTGCTGAAAAGAATACAGAGAATACAAGTGAGACAGTCATAGATATAGAGGCCAATACAGATGCTGAAAGTGAAGCTAGAGCAAAAAGAGAAGATGAGATGATGGTGGAGGAGGAAACCAGTGATAATGAGGAGGAATTAAATGAAGAGGCCACAGGAGGAAAAGATCTAGATGAAGCAGAGACGGAGAAAAACATAGAGGTTGAGGAAAGTAATGAAATGACAGAAGATGTAGTTGAAGTCATCAATGAAAATGCAGGAGAGGGCATCAAGATAAACCTGAGTCAGACGAGCCTAGTGAGTTTCTTAGCAAAGAGGATAGAGGAAAAGCTAGAGAGGAATTTTACTTTCATTGGAAACCAAGTATCATCACCAACTGGCAGCGATGACTCCCAAGACACCGGTTTTGGTTCTCAAGTATTTGACCTCTCAACTAGCAGTCCTTAA